The genome window CGGTCAGATCGAGTCGGGAGACGCAGCCGTCGGTGCGTTCCAGCGCAATGATCATTGCGCTGGTGCTGTCCGACCGGCCGACGGCGTCGCGGTAGTTGCGGTTGCCGAGGATGGACGGGCAGAAGCCTTTATCCAGCGGCATCGGGACATTCGGGGTTACTTCCAAAAGTGACATGTTATCAACTCCTTGTTGGGGTTAGCGTTTGATCCAGATGGGGGAGGACCATGCCCATTGCTTGTTGTACTGCTCGACGCGCAGACGGTAGCAGTCCATGCCGTTGGGCAGGGCGTCGCCTTCTGCGGTGTCTTCGAGCTGTGTTTCAAATTCATAGGATTCGGGCAGGGCGGCGACAACGCGGTAGGCGGGGGTGCCGTAGCCGCTGATGTAACCGCTGCGCGCTCCGGCCAGCACTTCGCGCAGGGTGTGGCTGAAGGTTGCGCCGTTGAACTCCAGGTCTATGATGCCGTCGAGCGGCATTTCGACTTCCAGGGAAAAACCCTGGTTTGAATTGGTTACCGGGGTCGGATTGCCCTGTGTTTTTGTTTTGAACCTGACGTTGGTCTCGCTTTCCTGGGTCCAGTCCGAGAAGCGGAAGTCTTCTTCATTTTCGGTGGGAGACACCACTTCCGATCCTTTGAAGCGCGGCTCGGCTTTCAGGATTTTTCCTTCGCGAACGCCGAAGGCGGCATCCCAGTGGACGACTTTGCCGCGGGAGCCCCAGCCGACCTCCAGTCCGATTTTTGCGCGGACGGTTTGGTTTTCTGCGGGCGCTTCCGTGACTTTCGGCAGGAAGTAATGCTTGAGCACTTTTTCATTTTTGAGCAGTTCGATCGTGCGAATGGCGCCGCCACCTTTGACGCGGAAGCGGATGTCGCGCTGGTCGGACGGTTCCTGAATGACGTCGCCGATGAAGCTGTCGTTGACGGAAAGCTCAACCTCGATATTGTCGCCGGTCAGCGCGATGGTGCGGCGGTTGAGAATGGCGTCCCAGATGGACTTGCGGGTCAGCTCCGGAGCAAACACGGCGACGCGACCGTGGCCGTGGCTGCCGGGATGTGCGCTGTGGTGATCGGTTGAGGCGACACAGCCGACGATGCGGCCTTTTTTGAGTCCGGCGCTGTAGGTGCTGTCCTGGTCGCACGGGCCCATGGAGTGAAGGTAGGGGTAGGCGGTTTCGTCGCTTTCGCTGCAGGCGTGCATAGAAAAAAGTTCTACGACCGGGCTGAGGGGATGATCTTCGTGCTCTTCCCAGTTGATGCCGCGGAAGCCCTGTTTGTAGCCGATGTGGTGGGTGAAGGTCATGCAGGCGATGCCTTCTTCGTTCAGTTTTGCGAGCGTGTCGCGCAGTTCCGGCACCGTTTGGGTCTGCAGGATGCTGCCCTTTCCGTCGCGGTACATCACGGTCTGGTCGCCGGAGTGGCAGGAATGTTTTTCGTAACCGAGAAACGAGACAAACGCACCGTCCTGGTTGGCATCGTCGCAGACTTTGACAAAGTGATCCCAGCAGCCGGCGAGTTTTTTGAAGCCGTCTTCGTGGTATTTGATGCGGCGTTCCATGCCGTGTTGCTGGCGCGGCATATCGGGCCACAGGGCGTGTCCGGTTACCGATACAAAGTCCAGCTGCATTTTTGCGTTGGCGATGGCGTCTTCCACCGGGCCGTGGCCGTAGCTTGCGCCGCAGTGATTGTGGATGTCACCGTAGTAGGTTGTGAGTTTTTCAGATGTTTTCATTGGATTTCTCCCTTTTATTTTCGATTGGCGAGATCTTGGCCGATTGAAAAATCGTACGCACGCCAAACGGAGGTTTATTCGTAAAGCACGCCGGGTTAACGAATAAACCGTCGCTTCTCTTTCCTTGTTCCTATAATTGAACGATGGTGATGCAGATAAGAAAACAACCCGTGGAGAATATGATGGGATCGAGCCTGGATTTAATAATTGTCGGAGTGTACATGTGCGTGCTGGTGCTGATTGGCATGGTGTTCGGAAAGCTGGTGAAGAGCGGCAGCGATTACTTTAAAGCCGGTGCCAAAGGCAGCTGGTGGATGGTCGGTGCGAGTATGTTTATGAGCGGCATCAGCGCCTGGACATTCGTTGGAAATGCATCCGGAATTTTTCGGGCGGGCTGGAGTCCGCTGGCAATCTACATCGCCAACGTGACCGGATTCACCCTCGCCGCCTTTTTCCTCGGGGCGTGGTACCGCCAGATGCGTGTGATCACCTATGCCGAGACCATCAAAGAGCGCTTTGGAAAATCGGCTGAGCAGCTTGTTGCACATCTGCTGGTTCTCAACGGGTTTATGTGGGCAGGCGTCGGGCTCTATACGCTTTGTGTGTTTGTCGGGCCGTTAATTCCGAACGTTCCGATTGAAGGACTGATTCTGGGCATCGGCTTTGTCGTGGTGCTGTATTGCACGGTTGGCGGCAACTGGGCGGTGATGGCCAATGATTTTGTGCAGGGCATTATTCTGGTGGTGGTGACGTCGATCGTGACGGTTCTCTGTTTTATGAACGCTGGGGGCATCGGAGCCTTTTTTGATGCCGTTGCCAATTCAAGTGCGGCCGAAGAGCTGCGGTTCGTGACGCCCTCTCCGGAGGGAGCCTCGACATGGAGCGGTCTGGCCAATTATGGTCTGGCCTGGTGCATCGTGATCTTCATCAATCAGCTCTTCAACCAGTCGAGTCTGTTCCAGGGCGTACGCTATTTCTCGGCAAAAGACGGCCGGGAAGCCCGGAAGGCATCCATCTTTGCCGGCCTCATGATGGTCATGGGACTGCTTATTTTCTTTGT of Tichowtungia aerotolerans contains these proteins:
- a CDS encoding CehA/McbA family metallohydrolase domain-containing protein; its protein translation is MKTSEKLTTYYGDIHNHCGASYGHGPVEDAIANAKMQLDFVSVTGHALWPDMPRQQHGMERRIKYHEDGFKKLAGCWDHFVKVCDDANQDGAFVSFLGYEKHSCHSGDQTVMYRDGKGSILQTQTVPELRDTLAKLNEEGIACMTFTHHIGYKQGFRGINWEEHEDHPLSPVVELFSMHACSESDETAYPYLHSMGPCDQDSTYSAGLKKGRIVGCVASTDHHSAHPGSHGHGRVAVFAPELTRKSIWDAILNRRTIALTGDNIEVELSVNDSFIGDVIQEPSDQRDIRFRVKGGGAIRTIELLKNEKVLKHYFLPKVTEAPAENQTVRAKIGLEVGWGSRGKVVHWDAAFGVREGKILKAEPRFKGSEVVSPTENEEDFRFSDWTQESETNVRFKTKTQGNPTPVTNSNQGFSLEVEMPLDGIIDLEFNGATFSHTLREVLAGARSGYISGYGTPAYRVVAALPESYEFETQLEDTAEGDALPNGMDCYRLRVEQYNKQWAWSSPIWIKR